One Halictus rubicundus isolate RS-2024b chromosome 10, iyHalRubi1_principal, whole genome shotgun sequence genomic window carries:
- the Noc3 gene encoding nucleolar complex protein 3 has translation MAKKLKISAIKRSNQKRTKLMKQGKLRTRRHKSKKQVQKVVQPQPESVEEEESDHGEDLLTMVEEDDLQFLEKAISNKSYNLLKHIHLDQADNKQDRKRKSKESLEEVYENNVSKIADEEGNKKVRMLLPTKSQNGIIEKRVIEVNNEDNKDDENESEEQDAEDENMEVEADNKAENEDENMKPVSMVELLACSREARTAKRLKIGILASSLLETPEAKSDNFKALLDFMEESDPEVYITVRKLATVSLLEVFKDLLPSYHILQVQQEGVKLKKDTLALQNYETTLLSNYKRYLQKLEKMSGILKRKKGDTRPLEGQEIELGKIGITCMCDLLTTHPYFNYSVNIANFLIPFLDNKHEFVRQEVAKCYSQIFKEDKRAELSLTIVRRLNQYIKAKAHSVHSEVLSVLLSLRIKDVNLDKEKEEESKQKKLMSHKQRILALSKRERKKNKKLEQVEKELLETKAEENKQTKQKLLTEITSIVFTIYFRILKQTPNSKILSICLEGLAKFAHCINLDFYQDLVTVINKLMEETNLSLKDQLYCIQCVLTILSGQGSALNLDPYRFYVHLYKNLINIHCGKTQSESAILIKILVQALIQRRKRIAQNRLIAFLKRMAIVSLQSQHNTALSILGIIKQSMQLGKTANILLDTDCSTGDGFYQPELEEPECCNAHCTALWELAALQRHYHSAVQKIAKNIAWGVPTTGEGSLPPEIAKLTPEELYSEYDPAGVAFKPAVPVPKKTTTKRTITTHHFVNSKFGDYVNGKFRYYVNSINNNELFADGYVDFYNAYRS, from the exons ATGGCG AAGAAACTTAAAATTAGCGCGATCAAAAGAAGTAATCAGAAAAGAACCAAACTTATGAAGCAAGGGAAACTTCGAACAAGGCGACACAAATCTAAAAAACAAGTTCAAAAAGTAGTGCAACCACAACCAGAATCagtggaagaagaagagagtGACCATGGAGAAGATCTTTTGACGATGGTCGAAGAAGATGACTTACAATTTCTGGAGAAAGCTATCTCTAATAAATCCTATAATTTATTGAAGCACATACATCTAGATCA AGCAGATAATAAGCAAGATAGGAAAAGAAAAAGTAAGGAATCACTGGAAGAAGTATACGAGAATAACGTTTCCAAGATAGCGGACGAAGAAGGCAACAAGAAAGTTCGTATGTTGCTTCCCACAAAATCTCAAAATGGGATTATAGAGAAAAGGGTAATAGAAGTCAACAACGAAGATAACAAAGACGATGAAAATGAGTCTGAAGAGCAGGATGCGGAAGATGAGAACATGGAAGTGGAAGCAGAT AATAAAGCTGAAAACGAAGATGAAAATATGAAGCCTGTGTCTATGGTAGAACTCTTAGCATGTTCTAGGGAAGCACGAACAGCTAAACGTTTAAAAATTGGTATACTTGCTAGCAGTCTTCTTGAAACACCAGAGGCTAAGTCTGATAATTTCAAAGCGTTGCTAGATTTTATGGAAGAATCAGATCCAGAAGTATACATTACTGTTAGAAAATTGGCGACAGTGTCTTTGTTAGAAGTTTTTAAAGACCTGCTgccatcttatcatattctgCAAGTCCAACAAGAAGGTGTAAAAT TGAAGAAGGACACATTAGCGTTACAAAATTACGAAACCACTCTGTTGAGTAATTATAAACGGTATTTGCAAAAATTGGAGAAGATGTCTGGTATATTAAAACGAAAGAAAGGAGATACACGGCCGTTGGAAGGACAGGAAATTGAGTTAGGAAAGATTGGAATAACGTGTATGTGCGATCTTTTAACGACTCATCCTTACTTTAATTACTCCGTTAATATCGCTAATTTTTTGATACCGTTCCTTGACAATAAACACGAATTTGTAAGACAAGAAGTGGCCAAATGTTACTCGCAAATATTCAAGGAAGATAAACGAGCTGAATTGTCTCTTACA ATAGTACGTAGGCTGAATCAATATATAAAAGCGAAAGCTCACTCTGTTCACTCTGAAGTTTTGTCCGTACTCTTATCTCTTCGTATAAAAGACGTGAATTTggataaagagaaagaagaggaaagTAAACAGAAGAAGCTTATGTCTCACAAACAAAGAATTCTTGCCTTGAGTAAACGAGAACGAAAGAAGAATAAAAAGCTAGAACAAGTAGAGAAGGAATTGCTCGAGACTAAAGCAGAAGAGAATAAACAGACTAAGCAGAAGTTGCTTACCGAGATTACCAGCATAGTATTCACCATATACTTCAGAATTTTGAAACAAACGCCGAATAGTAAAATTTTGTCTATTTGTTTGGAAGGCCTTGCAAA GTTCGCGCATTGCATAAATTTGGACTTCTATCAGGATTTAGTAACTgtcataaataaattaatggaAGAAACAAATTTGAGCTTAAAAGATCAATTGTATTGTATTCAATGCGTACTCACGATATTATCAGGTCAAGGGTCAGCATTAAATCTCGATCCTTATAG GTTTTATGTACatctatataaaaatttaataaatatccaTTGTGGTAAGACTCAGTCTGAGTCGGCGATTcttataaaaattttagtaCAAGCTTTAATTCAAAGAAGGAAAAGGATCGCTCAGAATCGTTTAATAGCGTTCCTCAAGAGAATGGCTATTGTATCGTTACAATCTCAGCATAACACAGCACTCAGCATCCTCGGGATAATAAAACAAAGTATGCAACTTGGAAAAACAGCGAACATTTTGCTAGACACAGACTGTAGTACCGGAGACGGCTTTTATCAACCGGAATTAGAAGAGCCTGAATGTTGTAATGCACACTGTACCGCATTATGGGAGCTTGCAGCTTTGCAA CGACATTACCATAGCGCTGTCcagaaaattgcgaaaaatatAGCTTGGGGTGTGCCAACAACTGGAGAAGGTAGTTTACCCCCtgaaattgcaaaatt AACTCCTGAGGAACTGTATAGCGAGTACGATCCTGCTGGTGTTGCATTCAAACCAGCCGTACCAGTTCCCAAAAAGACAACTACAAAGAGGACAATAACAACACACCATTTCGTTAACAGCAAATTCGGAGATTACGTTAACGGAAAATTCAGATATTACGTTAACAGCATAAACAACAACGAATTATTTGCAGACGGATATGTGGATTTTTATAATGCATATCGCAGTTAA